The window AAACTTGAGATGGACCACCAGTACTTTGTAATTCTAGGTGTTGATCACTGCCAAGCTGTGTCCCAGGTTCACCAGCCACAGTAGGTGTTTTAGATCCCGTAGAAGATTTTGAAGATCCTGTTCCTCGAGATCTTATGTGCACAGCTTTTGTGGACTGTGCAGCTTTTAAAAAATTGGTGGCAACACTTGGTTCGGCAATTCGCCCACCAGCAGCAAGAGCTGCCTCTTGTATCGACAAAGGGCCATTCACAGGAATTGATTGGGCAACTTGTTTCTTAGAATTATTTCGTGACTTATTTGAAGCATTTGATACTTTTGGAGGTGGAGGTGCAGATTGCGCAGGTGCTTGATGCAACTGAGGTGGTGGTAACTGCACTTGTACTGGTTGCACTGGAACAGGCACCGGAACAACATGCACCGGTACCGGCAATGGTGAAGGTGCTGTAACAGATTTCACCTCAGGATTCGTAGTAGTAACCATTGGATTGTGATGTGGCACACCTCCTGCATGAACAGTTCATATAAGCACAAAAAGTATCAGCAAAGACCACCCCGAAGATCACATGGGAAAAAAAATGCCAGTTGCGATACCTGGTCTTAATGTAGACGATCTGGTCGTCCCAATGGCCAATGAAAATGCTTTTTGTGCTGCCTTTAGTTCCTCCGACATAACATTGGGTATTTTAGGGGTAGCAGGCTTGGTTGACCCCTGACGCTTGCAAATAAGCGCccatctctgaaaaaaaaacatacattaTCTTATTAGACTACAGCTGTCTACATGAGGAAAATGGGGGAATATCAACCATGGTTATCAGTTATCAGCAGTCACAACTGCCAGATGCACGATTACACAAAAGAACTCAACTAGGATGGGTGAAAACTCTAATATAGGCTTAGATGAAAAGCGATCAAACGATTGCAACAGCAGCACAcctaattttttaaatacttGCACTGTGTGCAAGGAGGTGCCGACTCTTTCATTATAGAATTGTTGCAATGCATGTAACCATAAGTTGGGCGACTTCAGGAATGGTAATCCCATATAGGCGAATAAGAATGAACAAAGCACAATGATGGGTGCTGGTATGCAATTGACAAGGTGATCTTACCTGTTGAAGTTGAAGATGCGTCCTTGAACTATCAAATTTATATTTATGCAGAATTTCCATCCAATTTCCTTCACCATGCTTCTGTACACCTGCTCCTAGTTCCATGTCCTCCTCTCTGGACCATGGTTTaggcttctttttctttttgggatGTCCATTAGGGTCCAAAGGATCAGGAGATGAGCCTGTGTGGGAGGGCTGCTTTGAGCTGGAAACCGGACCTGTACCGTTTGTTAGACGGTGACCAGGCACAAGCTGTTTATCAGATGGAACACGCACTATCTTTTCATTTGGAGTGTTTAGCGCAGCAGCTTCTGAGTTGACACGTTGACCAGAGGTTTGTTCACGTGAAGATCCGGTGATAATAGTCTGAAATTGCATGACAGGATCAGGTGCCATTACACAGAACCACAGGCCTCAAAAGAATACCATGCAAAATTGCCAAAGAAACTAGAGGTTAGGTGGTTTTGTGCATCACATTCCATACGACAATCTTTTCCATAAACTAAAATTGATTGCCCTTTTATGTCTTTCTAGACACATGTAATTCAAGACTGCCTGCAAGCACTATAAGTGTGCCACTACACACAATTTTAACTTGTAAATTATTAGATGGCAGGGAAGGCCACACACTGAAAAAAGAGAACATTTTTCCCATGCATTTTCACATCCACAAAGGAACTTTTTATTGCCCTATTTGTAGTGAAAAACACACGGAGCACTATCTTCCAGTTGATAATGAAGCACCAATCAAGCTATGAACACTGCCAGTATTGAGCATCAATAATAGCCTTTGAATATGTTTGCCCATATTCTGTCTATCTCAAACTATACACACTAGCATAACTACTAAGTTATTCAACAACCTATGTTAGTGTCAAAGCATAAACTGTGCTTGCGGAAGCCAACAATAATAGAAACACTACACATTATCAGATAGATACTGAACGGTGATAAAATAGGAGATCACGACCATAATCAAATAATATGTGCAACAACTGCCTCGTATGAACCCAAAAtgacacacgcacacacacaagAACTACATAatcacacagaaaaaaaaaggtgcgaaAATAAGGGGAAATCAACCAGTTTTAGCATCTTATACTCGAAAGAAGCATCCACGCTATACGAAATTATAGGCTTCGGTTGTACAAGATAATGGTCTTTCCAGAAAGTGATACCTTGGCAAACGATGTGGCCTCAGCTAATGCTTCATTACCCGGAGCAGGGACAATCTCAATCTCACATTCTAGATCACTCCCATCGTCCTACGAATTATCGGTCACAGCAGCACAGCACCATCAGAGAAACGAACAACCAACACTGAAAACAAGCTGAGATCTACTTCTACTACTGTATAAAATCTCAACAATTTCccgaatatatataaaaaagtaacAGAAATCTCGGCGAGTGGCGAACCAGCGGCAGGGAGGCGGGCTCGACGCTCTCGACGAACTCGTGGCCGTAGGCGAGGTGGCGCCACAGCATCTGGTACTCGCGCGCGGAGGTGATCCCGGTGCTCGTCCTCCGCACCAGCGCCCTCCAGTCGATCCCCTTCCCCGCGCCCACCTGCTTCCCCATCTCCTGCAGCATCGTCAGGATCGTCGCCGGCTGGTACCTGCGaggttcgggggggggggggggggggggggcagcgcCGCGCCGGTGAAACGAAACCCTAGAAACgacccgccgcctccgccgcggggcgagagaacggagagagagagagatgggggagaTGGATTTACCTGTGCAGGATGAGGTAGGCGTCGTCCTCGGAGAAGCTGCGCTTCCGCTTTgccgccccgcccccgccggccgccgccgcgtccatctCGGAGTGTAACCGACTCGTCGGCGCTTGGCCGGGGAACTCCTTTTTCATCTCCTTTTCtgttattatattattttttctccccttcttttttttttctcgatttGCTTGTTGATGAGAGCGAAGAGGGGATGAAGAATTGAAGATAGTCACATAGGTGAGGTGAGGAAGCGCTGATGGGCTTTTTGTGCTGCTCATCCCCTCTTCTCCATCCCCCTCTTAAGATCCTATAAACAAGTTGGGGCCTCctttgcttttgcaaatggcAAATTATAGAATCTGAGTGTTTGCTCAATTGTAAAACTTCTCAAAAAGTTTAGTATTTCAGAAGAAAGGTGTTCTCTTTATAATGTTATGGTACGGACACCTAGTTAGTTTCATAAGAATTTCAGAAGATTGCATTCTTAAAGTTTTATTCTTATATGATTCA of the Oryza sativa Japonica Group chromosome 2, ASM3414082v1 genome contains:
- the LOC4329631 gene encoding uncharacterized protein; translation: MDAAAAGGGGAAKRKRSFSEDDAYLILHRYQPATILTMLQEMGKQVGAGKGIDWRALVRRTSTGITSAREYQMLWRHLAYGHEFVESVEPASLPLDDGSDLECEIEIVPAPGNEALAEATSFAKTIITGSSREQTSGQRVNSEAAALNTPNEKIVRVPSDKQLVPGHRLTNGTGPVSSSKQPSHTGSSPDPLDPNGHPKKKKKPKPWSREEDMELGAGVQKHGEGNWMEILHKYKFDSSRTHLQLQQRWALICKRQGSTKPATPKIPNVMSEELKAAQKAFSLAIGTTRSSTLRPGGVPHHNPMVTTTNPEVKSVTAPSPLPVPVHVVPVPVPVQPVQVQLPPPQLHQAPAQSAPPPPKVSNASNKSRNNSKKQVAQSIPVNGPLSIQEAALAAGGRIAEPSVATNFLKAAQSTKAVHIRSRGTGSSKSSTGSKTPTVAGEPGTQLGSDQHLELQSTGGPSQVLTAHATEQVHNVSEVAGVNPLGQSAGVHLSETKKALNTTPVSGSSDKMEIDDNSNYFAVTMEDLFPEDVKQEDVQDPKIEEAIDPKDADMLEFDRFVAQGCLNKDNVDKSKAAKIAPEAQSVIGSQKKQLKTLPTVGKSNPVFAGPPATAKKTKAPVPQGGMSSGIVGVLNRSLGGKAPAPATTGTQSTVQKQQSMSSKGNLLVPKNVAPGTVTPANNRANTAVNGASKVNPPASQKPA